From Pseudochaenichthys georgianus chromosome 15, fPseGeo1.2, whole genome shotgun sequence:
ACTGGAGACACAGCATTGCAAACAAAAAAGGCAGAATTTATACACCGCTGGGAAGGGAAAATAGCTCTTCCTAACACTGATGCATTTTATATCCCTTTTATACCTTCCTGCTGAATCTTTGTATTCCCCTTTCATCGGCTGAGAAAGTTACATGAGACCTTGGCCCGCAGAAACTCATGATACATACTTATACTTTGACAAGGTTTTAGGGGTATATCagtcaaataaatatattaaaagagTAATAATGTGTTGAACATCCTTACAAATATTGCCATTATTGTTGCTCATAAGGATGACTTACTGCAGCAACCTGAACACAAAGCTTAAGCCGTGAAGGAGTAAAAAAGTGTAAATGGACCAGAACATATCCTGAAAGTGCTACTGAATACCTTTTACCCCCCTGTAAACAAATGTGACATACTTGACGCCAAAATAGAGTTGTTGGATGTGAGGATCATCTGCTGTGTGACAGTGCTTACCTCCAGCATGACAGAGCAGATGTGTCTTACACACTGAGTGATGGCCTGTGGAGTGCCAGAGATTGTGACAGCCCTCTCTGTAGAGTCCGGCAGCATGTCTCCTGCCACCTGAACCTGAGCGCCTGTGGTCTTAACATGGACAGACAACAGAAGACACAAAAGCTATTTATTGCTGAAAAGTGCTCGCCATCACCCAAATTGAAATGCCGTTTCAAGCACCCCGCAAATTACCCCAAacacattttgacatgcagggAGCAGCTGCAAGCCAAATAGCAATGTGTGCTCCAATATTTGAAGAGGCGCACGGAAACATTGTCCATTCAGAATGAGTATTCACCCTCCGCCGATCTTTACAGGAATAATCAGTGGGATTTTCATGAGCGGAAACCCAAAAAATACACTCATTTTTAAGGCAGagaaaaataaaagtttgacagGAGTGTTTGATACTTGGTGTCAAATCAGCAGGGAGGAGATTGTGTGTCCCCGTTTGAGAGCAGAAAACAGCTTCCCTATATATAACaaattattaaataaataaaagaacccctACCTCTCTGATCTCCTTGATCTTGGAGCCTCCTTTGCCAATCAGGGAGCCACACTGGCTCCCTGGGAAAACCAGGCGCAGTGTCACAGGTGGCTTGCTTGTCACATTGCTGTTTGTCATCGCTGCAGTAATATCCTGAGGGAGAattcaaaaatatgtttttcagCCCAGACTGTACGAACGTCAGCTTGATTTGACAAGTTTCCTTTTTCTGCAGGACTGTGAAAAAAGGGCATTCAGTGCACTTAAACAAAATCTTTAAAATAATCTTGCTCTTGTGTTAAACAATATAATGTTATTGATGATATGTTAAAAGTTGCAGTGGGTAGTAATGGGAATTATGTATTGGAGCAGGTTATATTTTTATAAACGTAAAAAAGTACATTAATATAAGGAATAATATTCTGCACCGGTCAATAAGCAATTCTGTTCGCCTGCTCCACCCcacctctcctctctgtctctcacacacacatcactagcAGTGGGGTTTGTTGCACATTCATTTCTGTGTACCTCCTCAAACTTCTGTGCGATCATGGAGAAAGCTCTGAAGATGCCCTCTGTCGGCCCCGTGATGGTAACTATTCTCTCAGGAGATGATCCCTCAGATATGTTGATACGAGCGCCACTCTGGAAACACAATTATTCAGCTTCAATTTTGTTGTAATTGATATGCCAGAACACATTCAATTAAAGTGAATGCTCACCTCCTCTCTCATTTTCTTCACTGTTTCTCCTTTCTAGAATCATGTGGGAAAATAACAAACAGGACAATTGATTAGTTTCTTTAAATTAAGACACTTGGAAAGAAAGCAGTATGAATCAATAAATGCTGATGgattgtaaaataaatatacCTTCCCAATTATGCTGCCAACTTCCTGTGAATGAAAAGATTACAAGGCTTAGCAAACAATCACAATTTCTCAGCTTTTCACATCCAGAGCAGGAGGTAATCATTTTTACAACAATGACATGCTATTACCCGACCATTAGGTTATTACCACAAAAATACAGTCAATTATTTTAACTACTTCCGCATCTGACAATGTTACCTTCCCATGCATCAGCAGCCTGAGAGTCAGCGTGACATTCAGACTCCCATCTGCAACCATTTCCTCCTTGTCAGACATTCTCTGTGTTTGCCAAGCTTAAATGTATAAGCTCTCTGcaataaagaaagaaaagtTTAACACAAATCCTGAGCATAATATTAACTCCAGTGTTCCGGGTGATTCAGTAAATTATCTGTTAAATAAAGAGGCAATCTACAACATTGGAGTTTTATTACAAAGTCAAACTGTGTGAAGAGGACTGATTAACTTTACGTTTTAATTAgggctgtaaaaaaaaaattaacgccactaattattttaacgcgattaacgcatgtgtattttttgtcctcggccgccccgtagtttcagagcgcatcgagtttaaaataccatctacaagctgatgctgctgacagcccgctcctgccgcccgcttgcagcagaccacacttccacgctcaccggcaggcaccgactggccatcgggaggaccgggagggtgtgtgtgtggcccgagcgagcgagagagagaccttacgtgtattgttgttagcatctggtgctagctagctgcgctaacggatataaggagctgtttaaatgaaaacagaggagcgacatttcgccgacaactgcgccgagcacttgacttgatgcaggaagcagacagtgggacattgtacgaaaagtcagcacactcagcacggatagtgcaacatgattgcagcgtccagacaGCTcctgttcgagcatatgccttgagttgcacatagctccaacgatccatcacacacacacacacacacacacaaacacacacacacacacacacacacacacacacacacacacacacacacacacacacacacacacacacacacacacacacacacacacacacacacacacacacacacacacacacactatgagagaggttccaggttgaattgaggcgaatatttgtaatgttcagaggttgttgtgtttaatattcatgagaatatttgtcattgttcaaatgataataaacattagcataaagcatatttgtccactcatatgttgataagagtaatAAAATATTCCTTTagaacatttagaacagataaaaaatgtgcgattaatcgcgattaactatggacaatcatgcgattaatcaagattaaatattttaatcgactgacagccctagttttaatACATGATGTCTTGCCTTCTCTGTCTGTTAAGTCATTGTGTTCATCATCACTGCTCATGATAACTACCCAGTTCTTCTTCTATGTACAGAATTACAGCCCCATTGGCGAGAAATGTATCATTGCCTGCTCAACAGGATTTTTTCTGGGAAAGAGTTGCCAGACACAGCCAATGTGAAAGCTTTCATTAACTGTGCATAAGCTGCATCATAGTTGTTAAATCAGTCTGGAGCAGATAAAACAGGCCTCAATTTGAAACTGTCATGGCTCATTACCTTAACTATTTGGAGTGTAAAGTAGCCAGAAAAGTTGGAACAGTTATTGTAATGCAGCTAAAAGGCTGAAATTGATCAAGGGGCTGATGTTCTCTGAAGAGTTGTGgatcattgttgtcagctgacCTTGTTGTTGTGAACGGTTGAAGATAGTCCTATCAGGTGCAATCTTCACATGGGACTGGTTCTTTAGTTCCGGCTAAACACAAGTTGTGAGAGTCTCTTGGATAAGATACGATACAAAGGACCAGGAGATGTGAGTGTGACTGTCTCTTAATATCACACCACACAATGTCGGCTCTGTTTGAGCCGCGTATCCAATTCGTTGTATTTGCAGAACAAATAAAGAATGTCTCGATGCAGTGTACTGTAGGAAGGGCAGCTTATTGCACAATAACAGACAGTGAGAAGACTTCACGTCTAAGAAGTGCAAATGTCACCTTGTTTATTACACCATCGTGGTTCTGAGAAATGCTTTCAGCAGATTTATTTTGACACCAGGCTTTGTACAAGCCACAGTTGGGagacattgtacacaatttaatttaaaaaggagactgtTTACATGGACTGAGTGAGCGGAGAGACTTCACCTAGCTATTGGTGTATTGCAAAAGTGGATTTACTTTCTTAGATAAAGGGCGGGGAAAAGGAAGCATGTTTCTTGCAAGTAAGCATGAGTTGTCCCAGTTACAGCACATTAGAAGATATTGCTCCCTTGTCTGTATGCTAGATCTGTAGCAAGTTAGCTTACTTTAGAATAAAGACTGTAAACAGCTTTCTTGATGCTGTCAAACTACAACAGAAATACctacaaaaacataaaaaagatGATAACATGTAATATTTTTCTCGCACTTTACTTAATCCCTGTGAAGATGAAATACACCTGATATAATCTGTTAACAAATTACCTTAACAGGGGCTGGATTTTGATACATTTGGACAAAGCCAGGCTTGCTTTGTCCCCTGCATCCAGCCTttatgctaaactaagctaaaCGGCTAATGGCTGTAGCTTCAGATTTAATAGACAGATATGAAGCTGGTATCAATCTTCTCATCCAACTCTCATAATGAGTGCTTCCCCAACACATCAAACTATCCAACATACCCTGCTTAGATATTCACAGAAACCAAGAAATACAGATATCTCTGTTGCCATTTCACACCTAAAAAATGACCAAAATAAGTGTGGGTTTCACTCAAGTATTGCTAAACAACTGGCTGAACTGGAATGTGACCAAATCATGAAATAAATCTCACAATTTTTCagaagcagaaacacatttacAACAAGATATTGTTCTAGCAGCTTCTAGTATTTATAATACCCGACTGAGCTAAAGGACCTACAAGTGGAGGTTGTCATCAAGACACACAGCTATTCTTCTCTCTTTGTATCATTACAAAGTTACAGTGAATACATCAAATAAACAGCACACATCTCTGTCTAATCCTATAGGCTGGGATTTGTTTAGTTAATGCTAAGACCCTTTTGACCCATTTCTGTCACCTCTAGCACGTCAGCGCCCACTCAAGACTTCCGAACAAAACACTGGTGCACAACAGCACCCTCAGAGTATACATGATAAAACAGATAATCTACAGGAATCATCGTGGAGCACTGAAAGCAGAAATGTTCTTCAGACAATGAAAAAAAACAGGGCATTAATCCTTGAGGGAAATAGAGAACAATGTGTAAGTGGATTACTTGAGAGGTTTaataagaaaatgtattcaaaatgtGAGGCTAAAACAAAGCCATGTTTCACATTCTGAAAATTGTAATGAAAAGATCATTGTATTTTAAAAGATTATTACATACAATAGTGCTACCGTTTAGGGTGAAAAGCCCTTTAATAGAGAACATTGGTATAATGTTCAAAACATTTTGAAACAATATGTGTTAAATTATTTGTCTTTATCAAAAGGAAATTATTTCAAATCACTTATTAAGTATCTACATTAAATATCTATTTATAACCATCAAATATCAGACCGTAAACATGGGGCCATGCAGCATGGCAATCATCCCTCAACACAAAGGTTTCACTATCAGAGATTCATGCCTGCATTAATGTGAACATTCATTGTAGCCCAAACTATCTCTGAAGTTAAGAGGGCAACAAAGTGCTTTTAGACACAGCAGAGTGGAAAACAACCAGAACAAATTAACTAATGGGAGTCAGGAGGGGTGCATTAAAATGAAGGCAGACACTCCCTTTAGTGAACTAGAACCAAAAAGGACggctaaataaaaagttaaacaTCAACTTTGTGTCTGGCTAAACCCCAACATTACTGCAGTCTGCAACATTGTTGGTGGTTGAATCTGAGCTGTGAGGAGTCTGACCCTGGCAGTTGTGGCTCAGCAAGAGGCCTGTAATGAAAAAAAGAAGTACTGACCTTTTATACAAATATTTGCTCCTTTTCTGTATTTCTGGAATCTCCTAAATGAACAGCCTTTTAGTTTGTAGTCCGTGTTCAATGTTTGTCCCTTTGTTGTCAGCTATCCACAGACTGGACAGATGGTTCCCTCTGCCCTCAGACCGGCTGGAGCGGAGGCTGGCTTTGCTATTAGTCCCTCAGCTTAGCCCAAGATAAGCCCCTACGCAGGGCAAGTGAACCCGCATCTCTTGCCTAATTCTCCCTGTCACAGGCACCAAAGAGGCGTTCCTCCGCACGGAGATCCACAAGCTGCGAGGCCTGAGGGCAGGGCAAAGAGGCTCTTCGGCTGGACACTGTCCAGCACAGATAGGGCAGGCTACAGTTACAGCTCACACAAAAAACTGGAGAGGTCTAGCCTTTTGCAGGCATCAAAAACACACATGGAGTCACTGAAGAGAAGCTTTGTTAACCGATGTTGCTCTGAGACTAACAACTCTGCATGACTGCTGTGTTCTTCATTAGATTTTCAGTGAGCTTCCCGCATGCACAGGGCCGGATCTTctctaaaaataaatcttcctgtATGAAATCGGTGCTTTGTACAAGGACCCCAACTAATTGAGGGCTGGGAAGGACAATGTGGCGTTTGAGGTATTTAGTGATGTTAAGCACAATGTCTTCATGGGGTGCTTCTCCCCCCTCACTGCCTCTGCCCTCCCCCACACCAAGCCCTTCTGCCCTTGTAATGAGGCCATACTGGATACAATACAACCCTTCTGCAAAGAAAAAATGTATTCAGCTGAGCTTCAAAATTGTGAAGGAAATTAATCACTGAAGCATAAGTGGCAGATTTAATTACTACTCACTGCGTTGCACGGGGACAATGATGACTGCTGTGAGCCTCATGGCCATCTATCAGACATCTAAGCAGGCACATTTACTTCTCAACTGGGATTTCAATACAATTTCAAAATGGTATCCCTGTTATTAAACGGATTGAATGTCCTTATGAGAACGCAAAGATGAAGATAATCTTATAGCAAAGGTCGTTGCCATTCTTCTCTTTTAAAGGGACTTTTTGGAAATGTGGGGTTAAGTAAaggtcaatcaaagtccagaaTAAGTCTGATAAAACGTGAACCACCATATGTCTTTTTGTTTTCAAACTACAAACATAATCATAACCACAACAAAGCTATGAAAGCTGTCAAGGGCTGTGACAGCTATTGCTATCCTTTTAGAGACCATGGGATGATCAGGCATTTCATGCCAATTACTTGTGACTAATGTCCTCCTCCTTCATATACCTTTGCGTGGCTATGAGATTAAAGAGTCTGGGATTATATGTAATGGGATTACTGTGAAGTGATTTCTGAGACTTGTTGGTGGTGTAATCAGTTGCAATTACTGAAAGCAGCGTAGAAAAATTATGAAacataaagtatgaaaaatgaAGAGAAATGCAAGTTATAGCTGAAATTATTGTATCTAACTGAAACATTCATATAAAATACATGGTTCATCATTAGCTTTAATAACACTCTGCAGGTCTAATAACCTGAGATTAAGTAATCATTACAATGGAATAACATCAACGTTTAACAAGGTGATTGCTTCATGTGCATCTTCCTTTAGTGCAATGAGGATTTGGGACTTGGGTTTAAGTTAAGGATATGGTTTAAATACTGAAGATCAATACAAGTTTACCCTTAAAAAACGAGGGGGGAGGGGTACCTTGAATACACGGATAAAAGATCAATATAATATTTAAATAGTTCTTTCTTTATCATTTGAACTAAACATAACCTTTTCAAGCCTGGTGGACTGACATGACCCACTTCAAATCTGATACATTACTACTTGTGAAAATTACAGTATTGTTAACAACGTTAAtagaattcttttttttttggcgTAGAAAAATCTGTCTTTATCATAttgtatgagattaaataaaGATGTAAAATGGTGGAAACCCTGCAGCATCCTGCCTGTGTATGTAAGGTATTATTACATAAGAGAAACAAACTAAGAAGATACttattcttttcaaatattttgcAAAACAAACTTAGTAAACCCTACTGTAAAGTAATGCATAGCAGGGCTAtttttatcaaatttaaaaccatatttaaaaaaaaataaatgtagtgtagGCCTATTTGTTTGCTTTTCTATGTATCCTGTCTATATATTTGTCTCTTTTCTACATCTGTTTtgatgtgtatatatgtaatgtatacTGTAGGTTACCACAGTAGGCTTTATTCTGTTGTATTTGAAatatacatattacatattaacaAACAAATCATGATACAAATAGTTATTGGTAAAATGTGTGTTGGACCCCGCATTTACCCAAATACAAGCATATGTGTAAACATATAAGGCTACAGTCATTTTTTATAATATAGGCATAGCCTATAATGTTCATTATTTAACATACATTAGAATGAAGTTGAATACTCACTGAACATTTGTAAATGGCTTTCTTATCCTTCACTGGTGTTCTGCCAAGTTAGCTGCTGTTTGCATTGCACTCCATTTTAAGCAAATGTTAGCTAATATTGAGCAACATGCTAATAGCTATCTAAAAAATAAAGCTAAAAGTTGAAGGGGGAAGAgcgtaaaaaaaaaacgttcagTCACATGATAGGAAACCAGTTGTTACAGAAGTCTTACCAGCTGTGTCGACCTCCACAAAAAGTAAACAGTAACGTATTCGTCTCACGTGTTGAGAACATGGCTGTACCTACCAGAAAGTAAGTAACGTTAGCCTCGAGCCGGTAAGCATGAGGACTATGAAGCTCAGCTGCACTTCACCGGACTTTGAAACATGTCAATGAGTAAAGCAGTAGCGTCTGTCGAAACGTCTGAAACCACAACAGCC
This genomic window contains:
- the LOC117459811 gene encoding poly(rC)-binding protein 3 isoform X2 yields the protein MSDKEEMVADGSLNVTLTLRLLMHGKEVGSIIGKKGETVKKMREESGARINISEGSSPERIVTITGPTEGIFRAFSMIAQKFEEDITAAMTNSNVTSKPPVTLRLVFPGSQCGSLIGKGGSKIKEIRETTGAQVQVAGDMLPDSTERAVTISGTPQAITQCVRHICSVMLESPPKGATIPYRPKGIPAGAHAVLAQQHPAQAFAFPGQYAFAHQDLTKLHQLAMQHIPLPSLGQSNPTFPGYDASGLTSSQELAIPNDFIGCIIGRQGSKINEIRQVSGAHIKIASATDGSAMRQVTITGSPASISVAQYLINARLSSVLTGLGVL